A single genomic interval of Aegicerativicinus sediminis harbors:
- the hutH gene encoding histidine ammonia-lyase: MDIFYYAKDYLTASKALAIANGTIKGRIHETTQEGILKSKSIVKEIADGDEAVYGINTGFGPLCTTRISKSETVKLQTNILKSHSVGVGNFLDDTLSLLMMVLKVQALAQGFSGIKEDTLERIIWHIDNQVVPMVPEQGSVGASGDLAPLSHLFLPLIGFGQVRFRGEIFEASEILEKFNLSPITLGPKEGLALINGTQFIAAHAVVAVDRLHNCLDRADMIGAMMVDALRGSNKPFYSQLHELRPFKGNKHVAARIYNFLKGSEILNSHEDCDRVQDPYSLRCMPQVHGASRNAWLHLKELLEVELNSVTDNPIIFNKDLTISGGNFHGQPLAMVLDYAALAASEIGNIADRRIYLAIEGRYKEVPKLLLKDTGINSGYMILQYTSAALASENKSLCHPASADSIPTSLGQEDHVSMGSISGRKALQIIGNVEKIQSIELLTAAQAFEFRDQLRSSEFLEELYEAIRNEISFADEDRVFAEDIFKAGELISTGTLEKVYKNCLQSGKLEEVEIHKEEFQTY, encoded by the coding sequence ATGGATATATTTTATTACGCTAAAGATTACTTAACTGCTAGCAAAGCACTGGCTATTGCTAATGGGACAATTAAAGGAAGAATCCATGAAACTACCCAAGAGGGTATTTTAAAAAGTAAATCCATAGTTAAAGAGATTGCTGACGGTGATGAAGCTGTTTATGGAATAAACACAGGTTTCGGTCCTTTATGTACAACCCGAATTTCTAAATCTGAAACTGTAAAACTCCAAACCAATATTTTAAAGAGCCATAGCGTAGGTGTTGGAAATTTTCTAGATGACACCTTATCTCTTTTAATGATGGTATTAAAGGTACAAGCCCTTGCGCAAGGGTTTTCAGGAATTAAAGAAGATACTTTGGAACGTATTATTTGGCACATAGACAATCAAGTTGTGCCAATGGTACCAGAGCAAGGTTCTGTAGGAGCAAGTGGTGATTTAGCCCCACTTTCCCATTTATTTCTCCCGTTAATCGGATTTGGTCAAGTTAGGTTTAGAGGTGAAATTTTTGAGGCGTCTGAAATACTCGAAAAATTTAATTTGAGTCCAATTACTCTTGGACCAAAAGAAGGGCTGGCACTAATTAACGGAACACAATTTATTGCTGCCCATGCTGTGGTGGCCGTTGATCGTTTACATAACTGTTTAGATAGAGCAGATATGATAGGAGCAATGATGGTAGATGCCCTAAGAGGTTCTAACAAACCTTTTTACTCACAATTACACGAATTGCGTCCATTTAAGGGTAATAAACATGTAGCTGCAAGAATTTATAACTTTTTGAAGGGATCGGAGATTCTCAATTCCCATGAAGATTGTGACCGCGTTCAAGATCCCTATTCCTTAAGATGTATGCCTCAAGTTCATGGAGCTTCGAGAAATGCATGGTTGCATTTAAAGGAATTACTAGAAGTAGAATTGAATTCTGTGACGGATAATCCAATAATTTTCAATAAGGACCTAACTATAAGTGGTGGAAATTTCCACGGCCAACCACTAGCAATGGTTTTAGACTATGCTGCATTAGCTGCTTCAGAAATAGGAAACATTGCTGACAGAAGGATTTACCTCGCCATTGAAGGACGTTACAAAGAAGTACCAAAACTGTTACTAAAGGACACAGGTATCAATTCTGGATACATGATTCTTCAGTACACTTCAGCTGCATTGGCTAGTGAGAATAAATCTCTTTGTCATCCTGCAAGTGCCGATAGTATACCAACCTCACTTGGTCAAGAAGATCACGTAAGCATGGGTTCTATTTCAGGCAGAAAGGCACTTCAAATTATTGGTAATGTTGAAAAAATTCAATCTATTGAATTGTTAACAGCCGCGCAAGCTTTCGAATTTAGAGATCAATTAAGGTCTAGTGAATTTTTAGAGGAACTTTACGAAGCCATAAGAAATGAAATTTCATTTGCCGACGAAGACCGTGTTTTTGCAGAAGACATATTTAAAGCCGGGGAATTAATTTCAACTGGTACTTTAGAAAAAGTGTATAAAAATTGTTTGCAATCTGGAAAATTAGAGGAGGTAGAAATTCATAAGGAAGAATTTCAAACCTATTAA
- a CDS encoding TonB-dependent receptor — protein sequence MKNLLLLSLLLVTHSIVSQNNITGTIKDTEGNPVIFANIYLPQLEKGTFTDDSGTFELKSLPTGTYKIVVSLLGFDTYSDDIRIPLNSPLLVTLKSSAIEMDEVVISTPFHKLQRDNVMKVEQQSLAEIKEQGAMTLGEGIANISGVNTISTGVGISKPVIRGLSSNRVLVYTQGIRMENQQFGDEHGLGINEAGISSVEVIKGPASLLYGSDALGGVLYLNPERFASEDSLDVSISSKYFGNTQGFANSLGAKTSSENFKFLIRGSLANHSDYKSPEYRVTNSRFNEKDVKAGFGYQKGKFRSEVRYNYNFAELGMPEEIGEQTTEKLPEMPFQEVASHILSNKSQFYFGDSNLEVTWGYIQNSRKEFEEHHEEEGEEHEGEEEDHGHEGAALNMRLRTFSYDAKYHLPELGKFETIFGIQGMFQSNANFGEETLIPDANTTDFGVLGTSHIHFETVDLQIGLRYDHRNIDIENDFSRDFNSFNAAAGLKTNIFKNVVTRLNFSSGFRAPNLAELTSEGSHEGTNRYEIGNPDLTNERNFQIDLAIEYGNDHFEIFANGFTNFVNDYIYLTPTGNFVDADPEYLYVQENAKLYGGELGIHIHPHPLDWLHYEASFESVTGKQDNRDYLPLIPANSLNNMFRVEFPKGFVSGGQAFVKLSSIFSQNNVHPEETSTPGYSLWSTGLSGTIRLFNKPLGLNFTVTNLGDKKYINHLSRLKPDGIFNIGRNISFGLNYEI from the coding sequence ATGAAAAATTTATTATTACTGTCACTCCTATTAGTGACACATTCTATTGTTTCACAAAACAACATTACCGGCACAATAAAAGACACTGAAGGTAACCCAGTGATTTTTGCCAACATATACCTTCCACAACTAGAAAAGGGTACTTTTACTGATGACTCCGGGACATTCGAACTTAAAAGTTTACCCACAGGTACCTATAAAATTGTAGTTTCACTTTTGGGTTTTGATACTTATTCAGATGATATCAGAATTCCTTTAAATTCCCCCCTTTTGGTAACACTGAAATCTTCGGCTATTGAAATGGACGAAGTGGTTATTTCCACACCTTTCCACAAATTACAGCGTGACAATGTAATGAAGGTTGAACAACAATCTTTAGCAGAAATAAAGGAACAGGGTGCAATGACATTAGGAGAAGGTATTGCTAATATCAGTGGAGTAAATACCATATCCACAGGTGTAGGCATCTCAAAACCTGTGATTCGAGGACTCAGTTCCAATCGAGTTCTTGTTTATACACAAGGCATTCGCATGGAAAACCAACAATTTGGAGACGAGCATGGATTAGGAATAAATGAAGCTGGGATCAGCAGCGTGGAAGTCATAAAAGGCCCCGCCTCACTCCTATACGGCAGCGATGCCCTAGGAGGAGTATTATACCTTAACCCAGAGCGATTTGCTTCAGAAGATTCGTTGGATGTTAGTATTAGCTCTAAATATTTTGGCAACACCCAAGGTTTTGCAAATAGTTTAGGCGCAAAAACCTCTTCTGAAAATTTTAAATTTTTAATTAGGGGGAGCTTAGCCAATCACTCAGATTATAAATCTCCGGAATATAGGGTAACCAATAGTCGATTTAATGAAAAAGATGTAAAGGCTGGTTTCGGTTATCAAAAAGGAAAATTTAGATCGGAGGTGCGCTATAACTATAATTTTGCCGAACTTGGAATGCCTGAAGAAATAGGTGAACAAACGACTGAAAAACTTCCGGAAATGCCTTTCCAAGAAGTGGCAAGTCATATTTTAAGTAACAAATCTCAATTTTATTTTGGGGATTCTAACCTAGAGGTAACTTGGGGATATATACAAAATAGCAGAAAGGAATTTGAGGAGCATCATGAAGAGGAAGGAGAGGAACATGAAGGAGAGGAAGAAGATCATGGCCATGAGGGTGCAGCACTAAACATGCGCCTCAGGACCTTTAGTTATGATGCAAAATACCATCTTCCTGAACTAGGTAAATTTGAAACAATTTTTGGAATTCAAGGAATGTTCCAAAGCAATGCAAATTTTGGAGAAGAAACCCTAATCCCTGATGCCAATACAACCGACTTTGGTGTTTTAGGAACCTCACATATACATTTTGAAACTGTCGATTTACAGATAGGTCTTCGTTATGACCACCGAAATATTGATATAGAAAATGATTTTAGTAGAGACTTCAACAGTTTTAATGCAGCTGCAGGCCTAAAAACAAACATTTTCAAGAATGTTGTAACACGTTTAAATTTTTCATCAGGATTTAGGGCGCCAAATTTGGCAGAATTAACTTCTGAAGGTTCGCATGAAGGTACTAACCGTTACGAAATAGGAAACCCCGATTTAACTAACGAACGTAATTTCCAAATAGATTTGGCCATAGAATATGGGAATGATCACTTTGAAATTTTTGCCAATGGATTTACAAATTTTGTAAACGACTATATTTATTTGACACCAACAGGAAATTTTGTGGATGCTGATCCGGAATATCTATATGTTCAAGAGAATGCAAAACTATATGGAGGTGAGTTGGGTATTCACATTCACCCCCACCCACTCGACTGGTTACATTACGAAGCTAGTTTTGAATCAGTTACTGGCAAACAAGACAATCGTGATTATTTACCGCTAATTCCGGCCAATTCTTTGAACAATATGTTTAGGGTAGAATTTCCTAAAGGTTTTGTTAGTGGTGGACAAGCTTTCGTGAAACTTTCTTCCATTTTCAGCCAAAACAATGTTCATCCAGAAGAGACTTCCACACCAGGTTATAGCTTGTGGAGTACAGGTCTTTCAGGTACTATAAGGCTATTTAATAAGCCTCTTGGATTAAATTTTACTGTAACCAATTTGGGTGATAAAAAATACATCAATCACTTATCTAGGTTGAAACCAGATGGCATTTTTAATATAGGCAGAAACATAAGTTTTGGACTTAATTATGAAATTTGA
- a CDS encoding protein-disulfide reductase DsbD family protein, giving the protein MIKLLKIFILLFSTVAFSQILEPVSWSTDIKEIGDKEYQLLIKADIDEGWHLYSQNVPDGGPIPTTFTFETNENFELVGETVEEVGHTVNDPVFNLKITFFENSTTFTQNIRFVNEPTNIKGEVEFMVCDDQRCLPPTYVELNFNLLGDNSTVETEKKETTPVKVEKEETVSEVRAENQQSNKGLLTIFIIAFLSGFAALLTPCVFPMIPLTVSFFTKQSKSKAAGIKNAIIYGISIIAIYVLLGSVVTAIFGADSLNRLSTNVTFNIIFFLLLVVFAISFLGAFEITLPHSWANKIDSQSNRSGLIGIVFMALALAIVSFSCTGPIVGTLLVEAASKGGIAPIVGMLGFSLAIALPFALFAAFPGWLNSLPKSGGWLNTVKVVLGFLELALAFKFLSNADLVLQLHWLEREVFLAIWIAIFGALGFYLLGKIQLPHDSPIPHISVGRLSLALLVLAFVIYLIPGLWGAPLKLISGFPPPLNYSESPKGVGGSSVSNVTDHNSFPDGAHEGPHGIPSFTDYEKGMAYAKSINKPVLIDFTGFACVNCRKMEDNVWSDPAILETLTNDLVLISLYVDDKRQLEDAENQISKLSGKPFRNIGQKWSEFQQLKYNANAQPFYVLIDTQENLLTEPSAYNPDVEDYHNWLKKGLNAF; this is encoded by the coding sequence ATGATTAAACTTCTCAAAATTTTCATTTTACTTTTTTCAACCGTTGCCTTTTCCCAAATTTTGGAACCAGTATCATGGTCAACAGATATTAAAGAAATTGGTGACAAAGAATACCAATTACTTATTAAGGCTGATATTGATGAAGGATGGCACCTTTATTCCCAAAATGTCCCTGATGGAGGGCCTATCCCAACAACTTTTACCTTCGAAACAAATGAAAATTTTGAATTAGTTGGAGAAACTGTTGAAGAGGTAGGTCATACAGTTAATGATCCTGTATTCAATTTGAAAATTACATTCTTCGAAAACTCTACCACATTCACCCAAAATATTCGGTTTGTTAACGAACCAACTAATATAAAGGGTGAAGTTGAATTTATGGTGTGTGATGACCAAAGATGTCTTCCTCCTACCTATGTAGAATTAAATTTCAATTTATTAGGTGATAATTCAACCGTAGAGACAGAAAAGAAGGAAACCACACCTGTTAAAGTTGAAAAGGAAGAAACAGTCTCAGAGGTTAGGGCCGAAAACCAACAATCCAACAAAGGCCTTTTAACAATATTTATAATAGCTTTTTTGTCAGGGTTCGCAGCATTGTTAACTCCGTGCGTATTCCCTATGATACCATTAACTGTAAGCTTTTTTACTAAGCAAAGTAAGTCTAAGGCCGCTGGTATTAAGAATGCAATAATTTATGGAATTTCCATCATTGCAATCTATGTGTTGTTGGGATCCGTAGTAACGGCAATATTTGGAGCTGATTCCTTGAACAGGTTGTCCACTAACGTTACTTTCAATATTATTTTCTTTTTATTGTTAGTGGTTTTTGCGATTTCTTTTTTAGGTGCTTTTGAAATCACTTTACCACATTCCTGGGCCAACAAAATTGATTCTCAATCTAACCGAAGTGGCTTAATCGGAATCGTATTCATGGCCTTGGCTTTGGCAATTGTATCATTTTCATGTACCGGTCCTATAGTTGGCACCTTATTGGTTGAAGCTGCTTCAAAAGGTGGAATTGCCCCAATTGTTGGCATGCTCGGATTTTCATTGGCAATTGCCTTACCATTTGCCTTATTTGCTGCATTTCCTGGATGGTTAAATTCACTTCCTAAATCTGGTGGCTGGTTAAATACAGTTAAGGTTGTTTTAGGGTTCTTGGAATTGGCTTTAGCATTTAAATTTTTATCAAATGCAGACCTTGTATTGCAATTACATTGGTTAGAGCGTGAAGTGTTTTTAGCAATTTGGATTGCGATTTTTGGAGCTTTAGGTTTCTATTTACTTGGCAAAATACAATTGCCCCATGATAGTCCGATTCCGCATATTTCAGTAGGAAGGTTAAGTTTGGCATTGCTTGTTTTAGCATTTGTAATTTATTTAATTCCTGGTCTTTGGGGTGCACCATTAAAACTAATCAGTGGTTTTCCTCCACCATTAAATTATAGCGAATCTCCAAAAGGAGTTGGAGGGTCTAGTGTTTCTAATGTCACAGACCATAATTCTTTCCCGGATGGAGCACACGAAGGTCCACATGGTATACCATCCTTTACAGATTATGAAAAAGGTATGGCCTATGCTAAATCTATAAATAAACCTGTGCTAATTGATTTTACTGGTTTTGCCTGTGTGAACTGCAGAAAAATGGAAGACAATGTCTGGTCAGATCCAGCTATTTTAGAAACTCTAACCAACGATTTGGTATTGATTTCTCTGTATGTGGATGACAAAAGGCAATTAGAGGATGCCGAAAATCAAATTTCCAAACTCTCTGGTAAGCCTTTTAGAAATATTGGGCAAAAGTGGAGTGAATTTCAGCAACTTAAATATAATGCGAATGCTCAGCCATTCTATGTATTGATTGATACTCAAGAAAATTTATTAACAGAACCATCAGCTTATAATCCCGATGTTGAAGACTATCACAACTGGCTTAAGAAAGGCCTCAACGCTTTTTAA
- a CDS encoding DUF6787 family protein → MESFKKHWQIDKNWQLIIPFMGLAGLGYLAIKFSMLLYGSSLIGISISSILIFLLLLKICLFSINKLEGKWIVKQRWELIRIFIVFAITGSSSVLVTRPLIKEMGITLDNLHAFIYWVLFILISLVAYQLLLLFFGWIFGQFEFFWNFEKKILKRFGINLDTL, encoded by the coding sequence ATGGAATCATTTAAGAAACATTGGCAAATAGATAAAAACTGGCAATTAATAATCCCTTTTATGGGGTTAGCTGGCCTTGGCTATCTTGCTATAAAATTTAGCATGCTCCTTTATGGTTCTTCATTGATTGGTATATCAATTTCATCAATTTTAATTTTTTTACTTCTCTTAAAAATTTGCCTTTTTTCAATTAATAAATTAGAAGGTAAATGGATTGTAAAACAACGATGGGAATTAATTAGAATCTTTATTGTATTCGCAATAACGGGTTCCTCCTCTGTTTTGGTAACTCGACCATTAATAAAGGAAATGGGAATTACATTAGATAATCTTCATGCCTTTATTTATTGGGTATTATTTATTCTAATAAGCCTTGTAGCATATCAATTGTTGTTGTTGTTTTTCGGTTGGATATTTGGGCAGTTCGAGTTCTTCTGGAATTTCGAGAAAAAGATTTTAAAACGCTTCGGCATTAACCTAGACACATTATGA
- a CDS encoding urocanate hydratase → MQVNEVHKQINITKELTQGIPNNLPPKKTRSNKVSHAPIRKDILSTEEKKLAVRNALRYFKPEWHKELATEFYQELKDYGRIYMYRFMPDYEMFARPIDSYPAKCAQAAGIMLMIQNNLDPAVAQHPEELITYGGNGAVFQNWAQYLLTMKYLSEMTDEQTLHMYSGHPMGLFPSSKNAPRVVVTNGMMIPNYSKQDDWERYNALGVTQYGQMTAGSYMYIGPQGIVHGTTITVMNAFRKCLPKGETPAGKIFLTAGLGGMSGAQPKAGNISGCITICAEVNPEAAHKRHSQGWVDEILGDLDELVNRTKTAITNSEIVSIAYIGNVVDVWERFYDENVYIHLGSDQTSLHNPWSGGYYPAGISFEEGNELIKSDPEQFKKKVQESLVRHANAINKHAARGTYFFDYGNAFLLEASRAGADVMAENGIDFKYPSYVQDILGPMCFDYGFGPFRWVCCSGTTEDLQTSDRIAAEVLKSIKLNAPEEIQQQLQDNIIWIEEAEQNKLVVGSQARILYADAEGREKIALAFNEAIKSGKISGPIILGRDHHDVSGTDSPYRETSNIYDGSKFTADMAIHNVIGDGFRGATWVSIHNGGGVGWGEVINGGFGMLLDGSENARTNISNMLFYDVTNGIARRNWARNDEAMFAIKREMMRRPNLQVTIPELVDDNILEHM, encoded by the coding sequence ATGCAAGTTAATGAAGTACATAAGCAGATAAATATAACCAAGGAGTTAACCCAAGGTATTCCAAATAATTTACCTCCAAAAAAAACTCGAAGCAATAAGGTGTCTCATGCACCTATTCGAAAAGATATACTTTCCACAGAGGAAAAAAAATTGGCGGTTCGCAATGCATTAAGATACTTTAAGCCTGAATGGCATAAGGAATTGGCCACAGAATTCTACCAAGAATTAAAGGATTATGGCAGAATTTATATGTATCGCTTTATGCCAGACTATGAAATGTTTGCAAGGCCAATAGATTCATATCCTGCTAAGTGTGCACAGGCAGCTGGTATCATGTTGATGATTCAAAATAATTTAGATCCTGCCGTTGCTCAACACCCAGAAGAACTGATTACTTACGGAGGTAATGGTGCGGTTTTTCAAAATTGGGCTCAATATTTATTGACGATGAAATATTTGTCTGAAATGACAGATGAGCAGACCCTCCATATGTATTCAGGACATCCTATGGGATTATTTCCATCATCAAAAAATGCACCTCGTGTTGTTGTCACAAACGGCATGATGATTCCTAATTATTCAAAACAAGATGATTGGGAGCGATATAACGCCTTAGGAGTTACCCAATATGGACAAATGACAGCGGGCAGCTATATGTATATTGGTCCACAAGGTATCGTTCATGGTACTACAATAACGGTTATGAATGCTTTTAGAAAATGTCTTCCAAAAGGAGAAACTCCTGCCGGAAAAATTTTCTTAACCGCTGGATTAGGTGGTATGAGTGGTGCGCAACCAAAAGCAGGAAACATTTCAGGCTGTATTACAATTTGTGCCGAAGTTAATCCTGAAGCAGCTCATAAACGTCACTCACAAGGTTGGGTTGATGAAATTTTGGGAGATTTGGATGAATTAGTAAATCGTACAAAAACGGCTATAACAAATTCAGAGATTGTAAGTATTGCTTATATCGGCAATGTGGTAGATGTTTGGGAACGATTCTATGATGAAAATGTTTATATCCATTTAGGATCAGACCAAACTTCTTTGCACAATCCATGGTCAGGTGGATATTATCCAGCCGGAATTTCTTTTGAGGAAGGCAATGAATTAATAAAATCTGATCCTGAACAATTCAAGAAAAAAGTACAGGAAAGTCTTGTAAGACATGCTAATGCGATTAACAAACATGCAGCCCGTGGAACGTATTTCTTCGATTATGGAAATGCCTTCTTGTTGGAAGCCTCAAGAGCCGGTGCTGATGTAATGGCAGAGAATGGTATCGATTTTAAATACCCTTCTTATGTTCAAGATATTTTAGGGCCAATGTGTTTCGATTATGGGTTTGGACCATTCAGATGGGTTTGCTGTTCGGGAACTACAGAAGATCTACAAACCTCAGATAGGATCGCGGCAGAAGTTTTAAAATCAATAAAATTAAATGCACCTGAAGAAATTCAGCAACAATTACAGGATAACATAATTTGGATTGAGGAAGCAGAGCAAAATAAATTAGTAGTTGGTAGCCAAGCTAGAATTTTATATGCCGATGCAGAAGGTCGTGAGAAAATTGCCCTGGCATTTAACGAAGCGATAAAATCTGGTAAAATTTCAGGTCCGATAATTCTTGGTAGAGACCATCATGACGTAAGTGGTACCGATTCTCCTTACAGAGAAACAAGTAATATTTACGATGGAAGTAAATTTACTGCTGACATGGCCATACATAACGTTATTGGTGATGGTTTTAGGGGAGCTACTTGGGTTTCCATCCACAATGGTGGTGGTGTAGGCTGGGGCGAAGTCATTAACGGAGGATTTGGTATGCTATTAGACGGAAGTGAAAATGCAAGAACCAATATTTCGAATATGCTGTTCTATGATGTTACAAATGGAATTGCCCGAAGAAATTGGGCACGTAATGATGAGGCAATGTTTGCAATTAAGCGAGAAATGATGCGCAGACCAAATCTTCAGGTAACAATACCCGAATTAGTCGACGATAATATCTTAGAACATATGTAA
- the folE gene encoding GTP cyclohydrolase I FolE: MEEYSMQANEKISSFYKEIIGEVGENVTREGLLKTPERAAKAMQFLTQGYEQDAEAILRSAMFNESYNEMVIVKDIEIYSLCEHHMLPFYGKAHIAYIPDGKIVGLSKIPRVVDVFARRLQVQERLTEQILDCINNTLNPQGAAVVIEAAHMCMMMRGVQKQNSVTTTSGFRGQFQHNETRNEFLKLIGFRLS; this comes from the coding sequence ATGGAAGAATACAGCATGCAGGCCAATGAAAAAATAAGTTCCTTTTATAAAGAAATCATTGGGGAGGTGGGAGAGAACGTTACTCGCGAAGGTCTACTAAAGACTCCTGAAAGGGCGGCTAAAGCCATGCAATTTCTTACCCAAGGGTATGAGCAGGATGCAGAAGCAATACTCCGGAGCGCCATGTTCAACGAATCTTATAATGAAATGGTCATAGTAAAGGATATTGAAATCTATTCTTTATGTGAACATCATATGTTGCCCTTTTATGGAAAAGCCCATATTGCATACATACCAGATGGTAAAATTGTTGGCCTAAGCAAAATACCGAGAGTGGTGGATGTATTTGCTAGAAGATTACAAGTGCAGGAGCGTTTAACCGAGCAAATACTTGATTGTATCAATAATACCTTAAATCCTCAAGGGGCTGCAGTTGTTATTGAGGCAGCCCATATGTGCATGATGATGCGAGGAGTGCAAAAACAAAATTCTGTTACTACAACCTCTGGCTTTAGAGGGCAATTTCAACACAATGAAACTCGAAACGAATTCTTAAAGCTAATTGGTTTTAGGCTCTCTTAA
- a CDS encoding aminotransferase class V-fold PLP-dependent enzyme, with amino-acid sequence MLKTITTGLRKASTLFNSNNPETNTQVKKSQLEEYFESFRSKIIGVNDSIDTPFGTKPLVYADWTASGRNFSLIEEKFFHDVYPLVANTHTETSYTGAVMTNGYNKARKIIKQHVNANDEDVLITVGTGMTGAVNKLQRILGLRLPEHFKSQLTIPEEERPIIFVSHMEHHSNQTTWCETIAKVIVVPPDENGLISYDNFKDLLKQYQDHPFKIVSITACSNVTGIKTNYHKIASIAHIYNAFCFVDFACSAPYVEINMHPENEMEQLDGIFFSPHKFLGGPGSSGVLIFNKKFYKNRIPDNPGGGTVLYTNPWGEHDYIEDIETREDGGTPGFLQTIRTAMAIKLKEAMGVRNILNREKEINEIIFENLKSIPNLKLLAGEHENRLGIFSFYIEDVHYNLIVKLLNDRFGIQTRGGCSCAGTYGHYLLNVDRNTSKEIEQKILSGCLKDRPGWIRMSIHPTMRNSEVTYICNSIREVAENAAIWGKNYEYDSSKNDFEFRNYTPKYGQIENWFKF; translated from the coding sequence ATGTTGAAGACTATCACAACTGGCTTAAGAAAGGCCTCAACGCTTTTTAATTCAAATAACCCCGAAACCAACACTCAAGTTAAGAAAAGTCAACTTGAGGAATATTTTGAGAGTTTCAGGTCTAAAATAATAGGTGTTAATGACAGTATAGATACTCCTTTTGGAACAAAACCTTTGGTTTATGCTGATTGGACGGCAAGTGGCAGAAATTTTTCCTTAATCGAGGAAAAATTTTTCCATGATGTCTATCCATTAGTTGCCAATACCCATACTGAAACATCTTATACTGGTGCCGTAATGACCAATGGCTATAATAAAGCCAGAAAAATTATTAAGCAACATGTAAATGCTAACGATGAAGATGTTTTAATTACGGTTGGAACAGGAATGACGGGTGCGGTAAATAAACTTCAACGTATCTTGGGATTGCGACTTCCAGAGCATTTTAAATCACAACTTACAATACCTGAGGAAGAAAGGCCTATTATTTTTGTTTCACACATGGAGCATCACTCCAATCAAACAACTTGGTGCGAAACTATTGCCAAAGTTATAGTGGTACCGCCAGATGAAAATGGTCTTATTTCCTACGATAATTTTAAAGATCTTTTAAAGCAATATCAAGATCATCCTTTCAAAATTGTTTCGATAACTGCCTGTAGTAATGTAACAGGAATAAAAACAAATTATCACAAAATTGCAAGCATTGCCCACATCTATAATGCTTTTTGTTTTGTCGATTTTGCCTGTTCTGCTCCTTATGTGGAAATTAATATGCATCCAGAAAATGAAATGGAGCAACTCGATGGAATATTCTTTTCACCACATAAGTTTTTAGGTGGGCCTGGATCTAGCGGGGTTCTTATTTTCAATAAGAAATTTTATAAAAATAGAATTCCTGATAATCCGGGTGGAGGAACGGTTTTATACACGAATCCTTGGGGAGAACATGATTATATCGAGGATATTGAAACCCGTGAGGATGGTGGAACTCCTGGATTTTTGCAGACCATAAGAACTGCCATGGCAATAAAATTAAAAGAGGCCATGGGTGTCAGGAATATTTTAAATAGAGAAAAGGAAATCAATGAGATTATTTTTGAAAATTTAAAATCTATTCCGAATCTAAAACTACTGGCCGGGGAACATGAAAATCGCCTTGGTATTTTTTCATTTTACATAGAAGATGTTCATTACAACCTTATTGTAAAATTACTTAACGATCGATTTGGTATACAAACTAGAGGCGGATGCAGCTGTGCCGGTACATATGGCCATTATTTGTTGAATGTAGATAGGAATACTTCAAAAGAAATTGAACAAAAAATCCTTTCCGGTTGTTTGAAAGATCGTCCAGGCTGGATAAGAATGTCCATACATCCAACCATGAGAAATTCTGAAGTGACTTATATTTGTAATTCTATACGGGAGGTGGCAGAAAATGCAGCAATTTGGGGTAAGAATTACGAATATGATTCTTCAAAGAACGATTTTGAATTTAGAAATTATACTCCCAAATATGGACAAATTGAGAATTGGTTTAAATTCTAG